In the Astatotilapia calliptera chromosome 5, fAstCal1.2, whole genome shotgun sequence genome, one interval contains:
- the arpc4 gene encoding actin-related protein 2/3 complex subunit 4, producing the protein MTATLRPYLNAVRATLQAALCLENFSSQVVERHNKPEVEVRSSKELLLQPVIISRNDKEKVLIEGSINSVRVSIAVKQADEIEKILCHKFMRFMMMRAENFFILRRKPVEGYDISFLITNFHTEQMYKHKLVDFVIHFMEEIDKEISEMKLSVNARARIVAEEFLKNF; encoded by the exons ATG ACAGCAACGTTGCGCCCGTATCTCAACGCTGTGCGTGCCACACTGCAGGCCGCCCTCTGCCTGGAGAATTTCTCCTCACAAGTGGTGGAGAGACACAACAAGCCAGAAGTGGAAGTGAG GAGCAGTAAAGAGTTGCTCCTCCAGCCTGTAATCATCAGCCGTAATGACAAGGAGAAGGTTTTGATCGAAGGCTCCATCAACTCTGTCAGAGTCAGCATCGCTGTCAAGCAG GCCGATGAGATTGAGAAGATTCTGTGCCACAAGTTCATGCGCTTCATGATGATGAGAGCAGAGAACTTCTTCATCCTGAGGAGGAAACCAGTGGAG GGCTATGACATCAGCTTTCTCATCACCAATTTCCACACAGAACAGATGTACAAGCACAAGCTAGTGGACTTTGTCATTCATTTCATGGAGGAAATTGACAAGGAGATTAGTGAAATGAAGCTGTCTGTCAATGCCAGGGCTCGCATCGTCGCTGAGGAGTTCCTCAAAAAT TTCTGA
- the pfkfb4b gene encoding 6-phosphofructo-2-kinase/fructose-2,6-bisphosphatase 4b isoform X2, giving the protein MRGSYTLRNAQERPVCMTNCPTLIVTVGLPARGKTYISKKLTRYLNWIGVPTKEFNVGQYRRECLKIYKSFEFFRPDNEEGLKIRRQCALSALNDVRQYLSVEGGQVAVFDATNTTRDRRRTIIMFAEQNGYKVFFVESVCEDPEVIAQNIVQVKLGNPDYIDCNSDEAIKDFMKRIKCYESSYQPLDEVLDRDLSYIKIMDVGRRYLVNRVVDHVQSRIVYYLMNIHITPRSIYLCRHGESDLNIKGRIGGDSGLSDRGKEFAKRLRNFLQEQNIKNLKVWTSQMKRTIQTAEILGVSYEQWKSLNEIDAGVCEEMMYEEIQERYPLEFALRDQDKYRYRYPKGESYEDLVQRLEPVIMELERQENVLVICHQAVLRCVLAYFLDKTADELPYLKCPLHTVLKLTPVAYGCEVESFCLSVDAVNTQRDRPENVNVQRSTEDALQTVPAHF; this is encoded by the exons ATGAGAGGCTCCTACACTCTACGAAACGCGCAGGAGAGGCCAG tgtgcATGACAAACTGCCCGACCCTCATTGTGACAGTTGGACTTCCAGCCCGAGGGAAAACCTACATTTCAAAGAAGCTCACACGCTACTTAAACTGGATAGGCGTGCCAACGAAAG AGTTCAATGTTGGCCAGTACCGGAGGGAGTGCCTGAAAATCTACAAATCCTTTGAGTTTTTCCGTCCAGACAATGAAGAAGGCCTAAAAATCAGACG TCAGTGCGCTTTGTCAGCTCTTAATGATGTACGGCAGTACCTGAGCGTCGAAGGAGGACAGGTTGCG GTCTTTGATGCCACTAATACAACAAGAGACAGAAGAAGGACCATCATCATGTTTGCTGAGCAGAATGGATACAAG GTATTTTTCGTGGAGTCTGTGTGTGAAGACCCAGAGGTCATTGCCCAAAATATAGTG CAAGTTAAGCTGGGAAACCCAGACTACATTGACTGCAACTCAGATGAGGCCATCAAGGACTTCATGAAGAGAATAAAGTGTTATGAGTCATCCTACCAGCCTCTGGATGAGGTTCTCGACAG GGATCTGTCCTACATAAAGATAATGGACGTGGGCCGTCGTTACCTGGTGAACCGTGTCGTTGACCACGTCCAAAGCCGAATTGTCTACTACTTGATGAACATCCACATCACACCGCGCTCCATCTACCTCTGTCGCCACGGTGAGAGCGACCTCAACATCAAAGGACGCATCGGAGGAGACTCGGGCTTGTCTGACAGAGGAAAAGAG TTTGCCAAACGTCTGAGGAATTTCCTCCAGGAGCAAAACATCAAAAATCTTAAAGTGTGGACGAGCCAGATGAAGAGGACAATCCAGACCGCGGAGATCCTTGGAGTGTCGTACGAACAGTGGAAATCTCTCAATGAAATCGACGCT GGCGTGTGTGAGGAGATGATGTACGAGGAAATCCAAGAGCGTTACCCTCTGGAGTTTGCCCTGAGAGACCAAGACAAATACCGGTACCGCTATCCGAAAGGAGAG TCATATGAAGACCTGGTTCAGCGGCTGGAGCCAGTGATCATGGAGCTGGAGCGACAGGAGAACGTTTTGGTGATTTGTCACCAGGCAGTCTTGCGCTGTGTTCTTGCATATTTCCTGGACAAGACTGCAG ATGAGTTGCCTTATCTTAAGTGCCCTTTGCACACAGTACTGAAGTTGACACCAGTGGCTTACG GATGTGAAGTGGAGTCTTTCTGTTTAAGCGTGGATgctgtaaacacacaaagagacagaccaGAG AATGTGAATGTGCAGCGCAGCACTGAAGACGCTCTGCAGACAGTCCCTGCTCACTTCTAA
- the pfkfb4b gene encoding 6-phosphofructo-2-kinase/fructose-2,6-bisphosphatase 4b isoform X4: MRGSYTLRNAQERPVCMTNCPTLIVTVGLPARGKTYISKKLTRYLNWIGVPTKEFNVGQYRRECLKIYKSFEFFRPDNEEGLKIRRQCALSALNDVRQYLSVEGGQVAVFDATNTTRDRRRTIIMFAEQNGYKVFFVESVCEDPEVIAQNIVQVKLGNPDYIDCNSDEAIKDFMKRIKCYESSYQPLDEVLDRDLSYIKIMDVGRRYLVNRVVDHVQSRIVYYLMNIHITPRSIYLCRHGESDLNIKGRIGGDSGLSDRGKEFAKRLRNFLQEQNIKNLKVWTSQMKRTIQTAEILGVSYEQWKSLNEIDAGVCEEMMYEEIQERYPLEFALRDQDKYRYRYPKGESYEDLVQRLEPVIMELERQENVLVICHQAVLRCVLAYFLDKTADELPYLKCPLHTVLKLTPVAYGCEVESFCLSVDAVNTQRDRPERL, from the exons ATGAGAGGCTCCTACACTCTACGAAACGCGCAGGAGAGGCCAG tgtgcATGACAAACTGCCCGACCCTCATTGTGACAGTTGGACTTCCAGCCCGAGGGAAAACCTACATTTCAAAGAAGCTCACACGCTACTTAAACTGGATAGGCGTGCCAACGAAAG AGTTCAATGTTGGCCAGTACCGGAGGGAGTGCCTGAAAATCTACAAATCCTTTGAGTTTTTCCGTCCAGACAATGAAGAAGGCCTAAAAATCAGACG TCAGTGCGCTTTGTCAGCTCTTAATGATGTACGGCAGTACCTGAGCGTCGAAGGAGGACAGGTTGCG GTCTTTGATGCCACTAATACAACAAGAGACAGAAGAAGGACCATCATCATGTTTGCTGAGCAGAATGGATACAAG GTATTTTTCGTGGAGTCTGTGTGTGAAGACCCAGAGGTCATTGCCCAAAATATAGTG CAAGTTAAGCTGGGAAACCCAGACTACATTGACTGCAACTCAGATGAGGCCATCAAGGACTTCATGAAGAGAATAAAGTGTTATGAGTCATCCTACCAGCCTCTGGATGAGGTTCTCGACAG GGATCTGTCCTACATAAAGATAATGGACGTGGGCCGTCGTTACCTGGTGAACCGTGTCGTTGACCACGTCCAAAGCCGAATTGTCTACTACTTGATGAACATCCACATCACACCGCGCTCCATCTACCTCTGTCGCCACGGTGAGAGCGACCTCAACATCAAAGGACGCATCGGAGGAGACTCGGGCTTGTCTGACAGAGGAAAAGAG TTTGCCAAACGTCTGAGGAATTTCCTCCAGGAGCAAAACATCAAAAATCTTAAAGTGTGGACGAGCCAGATGAAGAGGACAATCCAGACCGCGGAGATCCTTGGAGTGTCGTACGAACAGTGGAAATCTCTCAATGAAATCGACGCT GGCGTGTGTGAGGAGATGATGTACGAGGAAATCCAAGAGCGTTACCCTCTGGAGTTTGCCCTGAGAGACCAAGACAAATACCGGTACCGCTATCCGAAAGGAGAG TCATATGAAGACCTGGTTCAGCGGCTGGAGCCAGTGATCATGGAGCTGGAGCGACAGGAGAACGTTTTGGTGATTTGTCACCAGGCAGTCTTGCGCTGTGTTCTTGCATATTTCCTGGACAAGACTGCAG ATGAGTTGCCTTATCTTAAGTGCCCTTTGCACACAGTACTGAAGTTGACACCAGTGGCTTACG GATGTGAAGTGGAGTCTTTCTGTTTAAGCGTGGATgctgtaaacacacaaagagacagaccaGAG CGATTGTAA
- the LOC113022524 gene encoding neural Wiskott-Aldrich syndrome protein yields the protein MALSLITGSQVISDLLTIREKGVLIGLLEPQCKLMKSTVAQILQAISTPGERPSWSRLECGVVCLIEDSSMHSYFLRLYCVKRAKLLWEQEMYIPFKYTAARAFFHTFPADDYQVGVNFANETEAEEFHHTVEAACEKMTSMIEMTAVGSSTRELPADDLGIEPLHSLNGEKDLPMDTSSTAAPPASSSFKDLDPAMRRLLMQAKLTEEDLKGKDVAEAVDCIINKFGGLKAVQRELRNRGPISQTLPRSAGASIYLKKGPLPPVPSIKDSNTFQQTPKDMDTVDKSQTNTPIPFSPAPPLPAPAERIRKSASFKNAGSRKSTETGDLILAALREAFKEKRMLQQSNSEDGEPTVTIPNTNQ from the exons ATGGCTCTGTCTCTGATTACTGGAAGTCAGGTTATAAGTGACCTCCTGACGATCCGTGAGAAAGGCGTCCTCATCGGTCTGCTGGAGCCGCAGTGTAAG CTGATGAAATCTACAGTAGCACAGATACTACAGGCCATAAGTACACCAGGGGAGAGGCCAAGCTGGAGTCGCTTAGAATGCGGTGTGGTGTGTCTCATTGAGGATTCGTCCATGCATTCCTATTTCCTGCGCTTATACTGCGTCAAG CGTGCCAAGTTACTGTGGGAGCAGGAAATGTACATTCCATTCAAGTACACTGCAGCGCGTGCTTTCTTCCATACTTTCCCCGCAGAT GACTACCAGGTAGGCGTCAACTTTGCAAATGAGACTGAGGCAGAGGAGTTTCATCATACCGTGGAGGCTGCTTGTG aaaagATGACCAGCATGATTGAAATGACAGCAGTGGGCAGTTCAACGAGGGAACTACCTGCTGATGATTTGGG aaTTGAGCCATTGCACAGTTTGAATGGGGAGAAAGATCTCCCTATGGACACATCTTCCACGGCAGCTCCCCCAGCTTCAAGTTCT TTTAAGGATCTTGACCCGGCTATGAGGAGGCTGTTGATGCAGGCCAAACTCACTGAAGAAGACTTGAAAGGCAAAGACGTTGCCGAAGCTGTTGACTGCATCATCAACAAGTTTGGAGGGCTGAAGGCtgtgcagagagagctgagaaACAGAG GCCCAATCTCTCAGACACTGCCAAGATCTGCAGGGGCTTCCATCTATCTGAAGAAGGGCCCGTTGCCACCGGTCCCTTCCATCAAAGACAGCAACACTTTTCAACAAACACCAAAGGACATGGACACGGTAGACAAGAGTCAGACAAACACTCCGATTCCTTTCTCTCCAGCTCCCCCTCTGCCAGCTCCTGCAGAGAGGATCAGAAAGAGTGCAAGTTTCAAAAAT gCTGGCTCCCGAAAATCAACAGAGACAGGCGACTTAATCCTGGCTGCACTGAGAGAAGCGTTCAAAGAAAAACGGATGCTTCAGCAAAGCAACAGCGAAGATGGAGAACCTACTGTTACTATTCCTAATACTAACCAATGA
- the pfkfb4b gene encoding 6-phosphofructo-2-kinase/fructose-2,6-bisphosphatase 4b isoform X1: MRGSYTLRNAQERPVCMTNCPTLIVTVGLPARGKTYISKKLTRYLNWIGVPTKEFNVGQYRRECLKIYKSFEFFRPDNEEGLKIRRQCALSALNDVRQYLSVEGGQVAVFDATNTTRDRRRTIIMFAEQNGYKVFFVESVCEDPEVIAQNIVQVKLGNPDYIDCNSDEAIKDFMKRIKCYESSYQPLDEVLDRDLSYIKIMDVGRRYLVNRVVDHVQSRIVYYLMNIHITPRSIYLCRHGESDLNIKGRIGGDSGLSDRGKEFAKRLRNFLQEQNIKNLKVWTSQMKRTIQTAEILGVSYEQWKSLNEIDAGVCEEMMYEEIQERYPLEFALRDQDKYRYRYPKGESYEDLVQRLEPVIMELERQENVLVICHQAVLRCVLAYFLDKTADELPYLKCPLHTVLKLTPVAYGCEVESFCLSVDAVNTQRDRPEVGVTSSTQTFDLTAFLPCDPQLSQEAPSHCIHRNHDNK; this comes from the exons ATGAGAGGCTCCTACACTCTACGAAACGCGCAGGAGAGGCCAG tgtgcATGACAAACTGCCCGACCCTCATTGTGACAGTTGGACTTCCAGCCCGAGGGAAAACCTACATTTCAAAGAAGCTCACACGCTACTTAAACTGGATAGGCGTGCCAACGAAAG AGTTCAATGTTGGCCAGTACCGGAGGGAGTGCCTGAAAATCTACAAATCCTTTGAGTTTTTCCGTCCAGACAATGAAGAAGGCCTAAAAATCAGACG TCAGTGCGCTTTGTCAGCTCTTAATGATGTACGGCAGTACCTGAGCGTCGAAGGAGGACAGGTTGCG GTCTTTGATGCCACTAATACAACAAGAGACAGAAGAAGGACCATCATCATGTTTGCTGAGCAGAATGGATACAAG GTATTTTTCGTGGAGTCTGTGTGTGAAGACCCAGAGGTCATTGCCCAAAATATAGTG CAAGTTAAGCTGGGAAACCCAGACTACATTGACTGCAACTCAGATGAGGCCATCAAGGACTTCATGAAGAGAATAAAGTGTTATGAGTCATCCTACCAGCCTCTGGATGAGGTTCTCGACAG GGATCTGTCCTACATAAAGATAATGGACGTGGGCCGTCGTTACCTGGTGAACCGTGTCGTTGACCACGTCCAAAGCCGAATTGTCTACTACTTGATGAACATCCACATCACACCGCGCTCCATCTACCTCTGTCGCCACGGTGAGAGCGACCTCAACATCAAAGGACGCATCGGAGGAGACTCGGGCTTGTCTGACAGAGGAAAAGAG TTTGCCAAACGTCTGAGGAATTTCCTCCAGGAGCAAAACATCAAAAATCTTAAAGTGTGGACGAGCCAGATGAAGAGGACAATCCAGACCGCGGAGATCCTTGGAGTGTCGTACGAACAGTGGAAATCTCTCAATGAAATCGACGCT GGCGTGTGTGAGGAGATGATGTACGAGGAAATCCAAGAGCGTTACCCTCTGGAGTTTGCCCTGAGAGACCAAGACAAATACCGGTACCGCTATCCGAAAGGAGAG TCATATGAAGACCTGGTTCAGCGGCTGGAGCCAGTGATCATGGAGCTGGAGCGACAGGAGAACGTTTTGGTGATTTGTCACCAGGCAGTCTTGCGCTGTGTTCTTGCATATTTCCTGGACAAGACTGCAG ATGAGTTGCCTTATCTTAAGTGCCCTTTGCACACAGTACTGAAGTTGACACCAGTGGCTTACG GATGTGAAGTGGAGTCTTTCTGTTTAAGCGTGGATgctgtaaacacacaaagagacagaccaGAGGTAGGTGTCACCAGCAGCACTCAGACCTTTGACCTCACTGCATTTTTACCCTGTGACCCACAACTCAGTCAGGAGGCTCCCTCACACTGTATACATAGGAACCACGACAACAAATAA
- the pfkfb4b gene encoding 6-phosphofructo-2-kinase/fructose-2,6-bisphosphatase 4b isoform X5, whose translation MIDNQEFMVEGYPRELTQNPLRKIWMPCKNGHIAHRRVCMTNCPTLIVTVGLPARGKTYISKKLTRYLNWIGVPTKEFNVGQYRRECLKIYKSFEFFRPDNEEGLKIRRQCALSALNDVRQYLSVEGGQVAVFDATNTTRDRRRTIIMFAEQNGYKVFFVESVCEDPEVIAQNIVQVKLGNPDYIDCNSDEAIKDFMKRIKCYESSYQPLDEVLDRDLSYIKIMDVGRRYLVNRVVDHVQSRIVYYLMNIHITPRSIYLCRHGESDLNIKGRIGGDSGLSDRGKEFAKRLRNFLQEQNIKNLKVWTSQMKRTIQTAEILGVSYEQWKSLNEIDAGVCEEMMYEEIQERYPLEFALRDQDKYRYRYPKGESYEDLVQRLEPVIMELERQENVLVICHQAVLRCVLAYFLDKTADELPYLKCPLHTVLKLTPVAYGCEVESFCLSVDAVNTQRDRPENVNVQRSTEDALQTVPAHF comes from the exons ATGATAGACAATCAAGAGTTTATGGTGGAGGGTTACCCGCGGGAGCTCACCCAGAACCCGCTCAGGAAGATCTGGATGCCGTGCAAAAACGGCCACATCGCTCATAGACGCG tgtgcATGACAAACTGCCCGACCCTCATTGTGACAGTTGGACTTCCAGCCCGAGGGAAAACCTACATTTCAAAGAAGCTCACACGCTACTTAAACTGGATAGGCGTGCCAACGAAAG AGTTCAATGTTGGCCAGTACCGGAGGGAGTGCCTGAAAATCTACAAATCCTTTGAGTTTTTCCGTCCAGACAATGAAGAAGGCCTAAAAATCAGACG TCAGTGCGCTTTGTCAGCTCTTAATGATGTACGGCAGTACCTGAGCGTCGAAGGAGGACAGGTTGCG GTCTTTGATGCCACTAATACAACAAGAGACAGAAGAAGGACCATCATCATGTTTGCTGAGCAGAATGGATACAAG GTATTTTTCGTGGAGTCTGTGTGTGAAGACCCAGAGGTCATTGCCCAAAATATAGTG CAAGTTAAGCTGGGAAACCCAGACTACATTGACTGCAACTCAGATGAGGCCATCAAGGACTTCATGAAGAGAATAAAGTGTTATGAGTCATCCTACCAGCCTCTGGATGAGGTTCTCGACAG GGATCTGTCCTACATAAAGATAATGGACGTGGGCCGTCGTTACCTGGTGAACCGTGTCGTTGACCACGTCCAAAGCCGAATTGTCTACTACTTGATGAACATCCACATCACACCGCGCTCCATCTACCTCTGTCGCCACGGTGAGAGCGACCTCAACATCAAAGGACGCATCGGAGGAGACTCGGGCTTGTCTGACAGAGGAAAAGAG TTTGCCAAACGTCTGAGGAATTTCCTCCAGGAGCAAAACATCAAAAATCTTAAAGTGTGGACGAGCCAGATGAAGAGGACAATCCAGACCGCGGAGATCCTTGGAGTGTCGTACGAACAGTGGAAATCTCTCAATGAAATCGACGCT GGCGTGTGTGAGGAGATGATGTACGAGGAAATCCAAGAGCGTTACCCTCTGGAGTTTGCCCTGAGAGACCAAGACAAATACCGGTACCGCTATCCGAAAGGAGAG TCATATGAAGACCTGGTTCAGCGGCTGGAGCCAGTGATCATGGAGCTGGAGCGACAGGAGAACGTTTTGGTGATTTGTCACCAGGCAGTCTTGCGCTGTGTTCTTGCATATTTCCTGGACAAGACTGCAG ATGAGTTGCCTTATCTTAAGTGCCCTTTGCACACAGTACTGAAGTTGACACCAGTGGCTTACG GATGTGAAGTGGAGTCTTTCTGTTTAAGCGTGGATgctgtaaacacacaaagagacagaccaGAG AATGTGAATGTGCAGCGCAGCACTGAAGACGCTCTGCAGACAGTCCCTGCTCACTTCTAA
- the pfkfb4b gene encoding 6-phosphofructo-2-kinase/fructose-2,6-bisphosphatase 4b isoform X3, with protein MIDNQEFMVEGYPRELTQNPLRKIWMPCKNGHIAHRRVCMTNCPTLIVTVGLPARGKTYISKKLTRYLNWIGVPTKEFNVGQYRRECLKIYKSFEFFRPDNEEGLKIRRQCALSALNDVRQYLSVEGGQVAVFDATNTTRDRRRTIIMFAEQNGYKVFFVESVCEDPEVIAQNIVQVKLGNPDYIDCNSDEAIKDFMKRIKCYESSYQPLDEVLDRDLSYIKIMDVGRRYLVNRVVDHVQSRIVYYLMNIHITPRSIYLCRHGESDLNIKGRIGGDSGLSDRGKEFAKRLRNFLQEQNIKNLKVWTSQMKRTIQTAEILGVSYEQWKSLNEIDAGVCEEMMYEEIQERYPLEFALRDQDKYRYRYPKGESYEDLVQRLEPVIMELERQENVLVICHQAVLRCVLAYFLDKTADELPYLKCPLHTVLKLTPVAYGCEVESFCLSVDAVNTQRDRPEVGVTSSTQTFDLTAFLPCDPQLSQEAPSHCIHRNHDNK; from the exons ATGATAGACAATCAAGAGTTTATGGTGGAGGGTTACCCGCGGGAGCTCACCCAGAACCCGCTCAGGAAGATCTGGATGCCGTGCAAAAACGGCCACATCGCTCATAGACGCG tgtgcATGACAAACTGCCCGACCCTCATTGTGACAGTTGGACTTCCAGCCCGAGGGAAAACCTACATTTCAAAGAAGCTCACACGCTACTTAAACTGGATAGGCGTGCCAACGAAAG AGTTCAATGTTGGCCAGTACCGGAGGGAGTGCCTGAAAATCTACAAATCCTTTGAGTTTTTCCGTCCAGACAATGAAGAAGGCCTAAAAATCAGACG TCAGTGCGCTTTGTCAGCTCTTAATGATGTACGGCAGTACCTGAGCGTCGAAGGAGGACAGGTTGCG GTCTTTGATGCCACTAATACAACAAGAGACAGAAGAAGGACCATCATCATGTTTGCTGAGCAGAATGGATACAAG GTATTTTTCGTGGAGTCTGTGTGTGAAGACCCAGAGGTCATTGCCCAAAATATAGTG CAAGTTAAGCTGGGAAACCCAGACTACATTGACTGCAACTCAGATGAGGCCATCAAGGACTTCATGAAGAGAATAAAGTGTTATGAGTCATCCTACCAGCCTCTGGATGAGGTTCTCGACAG GGATCTGTCCTACATAAAGATAATGGACGTGGGCCGTCGTTACCTGGTGAACCGTGTCGTTGACCACGTCCAAAGCCGAATTGTCTACTACTTGATGAACATCCACATCACACCGCGCTCCATCTACCTCTGTCGCCACGGTGAGAGCGACCTCAACATCAAAGGACGCATCGGAGGAGACTCGGGCTTGTCTGACAGAGGAAAAGAG TTTGCCAAACGTCTGAGGAATTTCCTCCAGGAGCAAAACATCAAAAATCTTAAAGTGTGGACGAGCCAGATGAAGAGGACAATCCAGACCGCGGAGATCCTTGGAGTGTCGTACGAACAGTGGAAATCTCTCAATGAAATCGACGCT GGCGTGTGTGAGGAGATGATGTACGAGGAAATCCAAGAGCGTTACCCTCTGGAGTTTGCCCTGAGAGACCAAGACAAATACCGGTACCGCTATCCGAAAGGAGAG TCATATGAAGACCTGGTTCAGCGGCTGGAGCCAGTGATCATGGAGCTGGAGCGACAGGAGAACGTTTTGGTGATTTGTCACCAGGCAGTCTTGCGCTGTGTTCTTGCATATTTCCTGGACAAGACTGCAG ATGAGTTGCCTTATCTTAAGTGCCCTTTGCACACAGTACTGAAGTTGACACCAGTGGCTTACG GATGTGAAGTGGAGTCTTTCTGTTTAAGCGTGGATgctgtaaacacacaaagagacagaccaGAGGTAGGTGTCACCAGCAGCACTCAGACCTTTGACCTCACTGCATTTTTACCCTGTGACCCACAACTCAGTCAGGAGGCTCCCTCACACTGTATACATAGGAACCACGACAACAAATAA